Proteins co-encoded in one Azospirillum brasilense genomic window:
- a CDS encoding tripartite tricarboxylate transporter TctB family protein: MTPLSHGLRRLATPAALLTGSLLLSQHIVRDSTMIAGLPDPVGPTGWPRLMLGAVGLCALIWIAKELLALRRAVHQQKPVDEEYEGYANGRAMIGLGLVVLYGLALPQLGFPVATLAFVALWCVIGGIRRPLTLALVTGIGCVVLLYVFVLLAQMPLNRGHGVFDDFTVALYRLLGIY, from the coding sequence CCTGTCCCACGGTCTTCGCCGGCTGGCGACACCCGCGGCCCTGCTCACCGGGTCGCTTCTTCTCTCGCAACACATCGTGCGCGACAGCACCATGATCGCCGGCCTGCCGGACCCGGTGGGACCGACGGGATGGCCCCGGCTGATGCTGGGCGCGGTCGGGCTGTGCGCCCTGATCTGGATCGCCAAGGAACTCCTGGCGCTGCGGCGCGCGGTCCACCAGCAGAAACCGGTCGACGAGGAATACGAAGGCTACGCCAATGGCCGGGCCATGATCGGGCTGGGGCTGGTCGTCCTCTACGGCCTCGCCCTGCCGCAGCTCGGCTTTCCGGTCGCCACCCTCGCCTTCGTCGCTTTGTGGTGCGTCATCGGCGGCATCCGGCGCCCGCTGACGCTGGCTCTGGTCACCGGCATCGGCTGCGTGGTGCTGCTCTACGTCTTCGTCCTCCTCGCCCAGATGCCGCTGAACCGCGGCCATGGCGTCTTCGACGACTTCACCGTCGCGCTTTACCGCCTGCTCGGCATCTACTGA
- a CDS encoding tripartite tricarboxylate transporter permease produces MDILANLAGGFAGALDPYNFVLLVSGLMLGVVAGALPGISFVNAMAIALPFTYLLPPVTAMSFLGGIYVGGVFGGSISSILINIPGTPASLPSCWDGYPMTRKGLSSRALSIAITASAFGGLASALLLTFGAPPFASFALKFDQPEFFAATILGLVSVIAIAKDAPLMSAISMFLGLLIGTVGVDPMYGMPRLTLGVPDLESGINFTVVMIGLFAIGEVVDLICKRAGGGRSITTKPGKQVGLSDLWRIKSSILRGTGLGCTIGVIPGAGATVGAVIAYSVEKQASGKGDRFGTGVEEGLAAPEAAKNATTGTAMIPLLTLGIPGSAATAIMLAAMLIHGLNPGPLLFTSNATLVYTIFASMLIANLLMIVAAMGVARVFSTLMRVPPAILGAFIIVLSVVGAYGVRNNLFDVYVCLAFGIAGYVMKRTGFPPAPLVVGVILGPLCERYFLTSLANYDGNMTVFFTRPISGTILALAIAFLVWSMWPSGRPLLRRPPKDQPHKEPPQRVLKA; encoded by the coding sequence ATGGATATCCTCGCCAATCTGGCCGGTGGCTTCGCCGGCGCCCTCGACCCGTACAATTTCGTCCTCCTCGTCTCGGGCCTGATGCTCGGGGTGGTGGCCGGCGCGCTGCCGGGCATCTCCTTCGTCAACGCCATGGCCATCGCCCTGCCCTTCACCTACCTGCTGCCGCCGGTCACGGCGATGTCCTTCCTCGGCGGCATCTATGTGGGTGGCGTGTTCGGCGGCTCGATCTCCTCGATCCTCATCAACATCCCCGGCACGCCGGCCTCGCTGCCAAGCTGTTGGGACGGCTACCCGATGACGCGCAAGGGCCTGTCCTCGCGGGCGTTGAGCATCGCCATCACCGCGTCCGCCTTCGGCGGGCTGGCCAGCGCGTTGCTGCTGACTTTCGGCGCCCCGCCCTTCGCCAGCTTCGCGTTGAAGTTCGACCAGCCGGAATTCTTCGCCGCCACCATCCTGGGCCTCGTCAGCGTCATCGCCATCGCCAAGGACGCGCCGCTGATGAGCGCGATCTCGATGTTCCTCGGCCTGCTGATCGGGACGGTCGGCGTCGATCCGATGTACGGCATGCCCCGCCTGACGTTGGGCGTCCCCGACCTGGAGAGCGGCATCAACTTCACCGTCGTGATGATCGGCCTGTTCGCCATCGGCGAGGTCGTGGACCTCATCTGCAAGCGGGCCGGCGGCGGCCGCTCCATCACCACGAAGCCCGGCAAGCAGGTCGGCCTGTCGGACCTGTGGCGGATCAAGTCCTCGATCCTGCGCGGCACCGGCCTCGGCTGCACCATCGGCGTCATTCCCGGCGCCGGGGCCACGGTGGGGGCGGTCATCGCCTACAGCGTGGAAAAGCAGGCGTCGGGTAAGGGTGACCGCTTCGGCACCGGCGTCGAGGAGGGGCTGGCGGCCCCGGAGGCGGCCAAGAACGCCACCACCGGCACCGCCATGATCCCGCTGCTGACGCTGGGCATCCCCGGCAGCGCCGCCACGGCGATCATGCTGGCCGCCATGTTGATCCACGGGCTGAACCCCGGCCCGCTCCTCTTCACCTCGAACGCCACGCTGGTCTACACGATCTTCGCCAGCATGCTGATCGCCAACCTGCTGATGATCGTCGCGGCGATGGGCGTGGCACGGGTCTTCTCGACGCTGATGCGCGTGCCGCCGGCCATTCTCGGCGCCTTCATCATCGTGCTGAGCGTCGTCGGCGCCTACGGCGTGCGCAACAACCTGTTCGACGTCTATGTCTGCCTCGCCTTCGGCATCGCCGGCTACGTCATGAAGCGCACCGGCTTCCCGCCGGCCCCGCTGGTGGTCGGCGTGATCCTGGGGCCGCTGTGCGAGCGCTACTTCCTCACCTCGCTCGCCAACTACGACGGCAACATGACGGTCTTCTTCACCCGTCCGATCAGCGGAACGATCCTGGCTCTGGCCATCGCCTTCCTCGTCTGGTCGATGTGGCCGTCGGGCAGGCCGCTGCTCCGCCGCCCGCCCAAGGACCAGCCTCACAAGGAGCCGCCGCAACGGGTGCTCAAAGCCTGA